The following proteins are encoded in a genomic region of Desulfonatronum thiodismutans:
- a CDS encoding XrtA system polysaccharide chain length determinant: MAALQTDFDYKKYLYLAYNRRFLIIFVTLIISFAGIFYSQALTDKYEARSTVFIEENVMASLMQGIAVTTSMDAKIRVLTTAMQTRTLLLQVIRELNLDLHITSDAQREELVQQLRSATNISLRPRDGLFVISFRHENPQVARDYVNTLVRRYIEQNITTSRQDTYDAFLFLAEQIEIFKERLDEADAAVLALRTEKGNLLNRDPGLVLQEIAQAEDRLQELSVRRFELLSQASQAQAMSFDEQGNPMQGHLARLDALEQRLDGLLLRYGPSHPDVVRTRSAIQALEQQRKDNPEEPAAPRPKSRGTDVFSIQAQELRAQEERLRRQIASNREMLQLIPAAQAEFAELEHKRAEQQRVLEQLMNRFGQAEVSRQMELQDKTTTFRVVDPAILPSKPVSPNRLMLMLMGIVLGLGAGLGLTIALDFLDHSVRHVDTLKNLGLPILAVVPRMLDPGLVMRQKRKNLLFYFLAGLMLLMIMGILALEFLQINILHKAVTNLLDQPYVDRGLSVLKRIYWRIFS, from the coding sequence ATGGCCGCACTTCAGACAGACTTTGACTACAAGAAGTATCTTTATCTCGCCTACAACAGGCGTTTCCTGATCATTTTCGTGACCCTGATCATATCCTTCGCGGGGATTTTCTATAGTCAGGCGTTGACCGACAAGTATGAAGCCAGAAGCACGGTGTTCATCGAAGAGAACGTCATGGCCAGTCTGATGCAGGGCATTGCCGTGACGACCTCCATGGACGCCAAGATCCGCGTGCTGACCACGGCCATGCAGACCAGGACCCTGCTTTTGCAAGTCATCCGGGAATTGAACCTGGATTTGCACATCACCAGCGATGCCCAGCGAGAGGAGCTGGTACAGCAGTTACGCTCGGCAACCAACATCTCCCTGCGCCCCAGAGACGGTCTGTTCGTCATCTCTTTCAGGCACGAAAACCCGCAAGTGGCCAGGGATTATGTCAACACTCTGGTGCGGCGTTATATCGAACAAAACATCACCACCAGTCGCCAGGACACTTACGACGCCTTCCTGTTTCTGGCGGAGCAGATCGAGATTTTCAAGGAGCGCCTGGATGAAGCGGACGCGGCTGTCCTGGCCCTGCGCACGGAAAAAGGCAACCTTCTCAACAGAGACCCCGGACTGGTTCTCCAGGAGATCGCCCAGGCCGAAGACAGACTTCAGGAGCTGTCCGTACGCCGATTTGAACTGCTCTCCCAGGCTTCCCAGGCCCAGGCCATGAGCTTTGACGAACAAGGCAACCCCATGCAGGGCCATTTGGCCAGACTGGACGCCCTGGAACAGCGCCTGGACGGACTCCTGCTCCGTTACGGTCCCAGCCATCCAGATGTTGTCAGGACCAGATCGGCAATCCAGGCGTTGGAACAGCAACGCAAGGACAACCCGGAAGAACCCGCTGCACCGCGCCCCAAAAGCCGTGGGACCGATGTCTTCAGCATCCAGGCCCAGGAACTGAGGGCACAGGAGGAAAGGCTCCGCAGGCAGATTGCTTCCAACCGCGAAATGCTTCAACTGATCCCGGCGGCCCAGGCCGAGTTTGCGGAACTGGAGCACAAACGGGCCGAACAGCAACGGGTTCTCGAACAATTGATGAACCGCTTCGGCCAAGCCGAAGTATCCCGACAGATGGAGCTTCAGGATAAGACCACCACGTTCCGCGTCGTGGACCCCGCCATCCTGCCCTCCAAGCCGGTCAGCCCGAACCGGCTGATGCTGATGCTCATGGGCATTGTTCTTGGCCTGGGAGCAGGCCTGGGACTGACTATCGCCCTGGACTTCCTGGACCATTCCGTTCGCCATGTGGACACCCTGAAAAACCTCGGTTTGCCCATCCTGGCCGTGGTTCCCAGGATGCTCGATCCTGGGTTGGTCATGCGCCAGAAGCGCAAAAACCTGCTTTTCTATTTTTTGGCCGGCTTGATGCTGCTGATGATCATGGGAATTCTGGCCCTTGAATTCTTGCAGATCAACATCCTGCACAAGGCTGTCACCAACCTGCTGGATCAACCTTATGTGGATCGTGGCCTCTCCGTATTGAAACGAATCTATTGGAGAATCTTTTCATAA
- a CDS encoding XrtA-associated tyrosine autokinase yields the protein MSRIEQALEKAAKLRDVNLERTGRPDDNPESRTPSPEAPPHAFIPTQRPLEITNPTLVAATNPQSPMAEEYRKLKEMIIKLTRADQVRNTLMITSAMSGEGKTTTAINLAISLAQEYDHTVLLIDADLRRPSVEKYLGLGPRPGLAECLLDGAAVPDLLIKTGIGKLVVLPSGRATPNPGELFSSSKMRDLIKEMKHRYADRYIIIDTPPVLPFAETRTLSTIVDEVILVVKSGLSTVENIKDAMEAMRGASMLGLVYNNAPPDSLGSSYSHYHYGYGYGYGYGTG from the coding sequence ATGAGTAGAATCGAACAAGCCCTGGAAAAGGCCGCCAAGCTGCGCGACGTCAACCTGGAAAGGACGGGTCGCCCGGATGACAACCCTGAATCGCGGACTCCATCACCCGAGGCTCCTCCGCACGCCTTCATCCCCACCCAAAGGCCTCTTGAGATCACCAACCCCACCCTTGTCGCGGCCACCAACCCCCAGTCCCCCATGGCCGAGGAATACCGCAAGCTCAAGGAAATGATCATCAAACTGACCAGGGCCGATCAGGTGAGAAACACCCTGATGATCACCAGCGCGATGTCCGGCGAGGGCAAAACCACCACCGCGATAAACCTGGCCATCAGTCTGGCCCAGGAATACGACCATACCGTCCTGCTCATTGACGCGGATCTGCGCAGGCCCTCCGTCGAAAAGTACCTGGGCCTGGGTCCCAGGCCAGGCTTGGCCGAATGCCTGCTGGACGGGGCCGCCGTCCCTGACCTGCTTATTAAAACCGGCATCGGCAAGCTGGTGGTCCTGCCTTCGGGCAGGGCCACGCCGAATCCGGGTGAGCTTTTTTCTTCCAGCAAGATGCGCGACTTGATCAAGGAAATGAAACACCGCTATGCGGACAGATATATCATCATTGATACCCCGCCGGTGTTGCCCTTTGCCGAAACCAGAACTCTGAGCACCATCGTGGACGAGGTAATTCTGGTGGTCAAATCAGGTCTATCCACCGTGGAAAACATCAAGGATGCCATGGAGGCCATGCGCGGCGCGAGCATGCTGGGCCTTGTCTACAACAATGCGCCTCCAGACTCTCTGGGCAGCAGCTACTCCCACTATCACTATGGCTATGGTTATGGTTATGGTTATGGTACCGGATAA
- a CDS encoding XrtA/PEP-CTERM system exopolysaccharide export protein, whose amino-acid sequence MKRLILPLLIILLLPTTSLAEEYVVAENDVLSISVWGEESLSVTAKVRPDGKITIPGLRDVQAAGLTPMALTDVLEKRLATMVQNPIVTVTVQEISPRRLYVFGEGVETTGPLSLPPQSSLLQGLASLSNTKSADFSRAYLMRAGTIIKENLHGLYVDGDVTQDILLQGNDFLFIPRLKDPNVYVLGAVNDPRFLPYREGLTLLEAVLEAGGFSPMARENRTSVVRKQQDDEDLVIPVRGKDLLQGDTTQNIELMPGDYVIVREGLF is encoded by the coding sequence ATGAAACGCCTGATCCTGCCCCTGCTGATTATTCTCCTCCTGCCCACCACATCCCTGGCCGAAGAGTACGTAGTCGCCGAGAATGACGTCCTCTCCATTTCCGTCTGGGGCGAAGAATCCCTAAGCGTCACGGCCAAAGTCCGCCCGGATGGAAAAATCACCATTCCGGGCCTGCGGGACGTACAGGCCGCCGGATTGACGCCCATGGCCCTGACCGACGTGCTTGAAAAACGACTCGCGACCATGGTCCAGAACCCCATCGTCACGGTCACGGTCCAAGAAATCTCACCGCGCAGGCTCTATGTCTTTGGTGAAGGCGTCGAAACCACCGGACCATTGAGCCTGCCGCCCCAGTCTTCCCTGCTTCAGGGTCTGGCCTCATTGAGCAATACGAAAAGCGCGGACTTTTCCCGAGCCTACCTGATGCGGGCCGGCACGATCATCAAGGAGAACTTGCACGGGCTGTACGTGGACGGAGACGTCACCCAGGACATCCTGCTCCAAGGTAACGACTTCCTGTTCATCCCCCGGCTCAAGGATCCCAATGTCTATGTTCTTGGAGCCGTCAACGACCCCCGTTTCCTGCCTTACAGAGAAGGGTTGACCCTGCTGGAAGCGGTCCTGGAGGCCGGCGGCTTCTCCCCCATGGCCAGGGAAAACCGGACCAGCGTCGTCCGCAAGCAGCAAGACGACGAGGACCTGGTCATCCCGGTGCGCGGCAAGGATTTGCTTCAGGGGGACACCACCCAGAATATCGAGCTCATGCCCGGAGACTATGTCATCGTGCGAGAGGGGCTGTTCTAG